The Stigmatella ashevillena genomic sequence TCCGCGCAAGTACGTGGGCCTCGTGATTGACGACGGCTTCCGCTACAAGAAGGAGGAGCTGCTGCTGGGCATCCTCGAGAAGAACCAGACGCTGGTGCTCGTGGGCGGCGGCGCCAGCGACGACAACCGCGATCCGGCCAAGCAGTCCGCGCTCCTGCACGTGGATGGCGAGGTGGCCACCGACTCGGTGCTGGTGGCCCTGTTCCGCACCAACGCCCCGTGGGGCGCGCTGCGCTCGCACTGGTACATCCCCACCAACGAGCGGATGACCATCACCAAGGTGGACGAGACGCACACGCGCGCCCTGGAGATCGACAACAAGCCCGCGGTCCTGCGCTACGCCGAGATGCTCGGGGTGGAGCCGACCGACCTGGAGTTCGGCACCCCGAAAGGTTTCGCCGTGCGCCCCACGGCCCTTAAAGTGGGCCGCGAGTACTTCATTCGCACCCCCTGGAAGCCCATTCTGGAGGACAACTCCATCCTCTTCGCCAACCTATTGGAGGAGGGCAGCGAGCTGGAACTGATGAAGTTGGGTGACATGGCCGGCATGACCAAGCAGTTCTTCGCCGAGGAGTTGCCGCGCCGCGTCCAGAACCCCCAGGCCGCCCTCTTGTTCCACTGCGGTGGGCGCATGTGGTACGCGCACGCCACAGGTAAGGTCCCCGAGCTGGCCGAGACCTTGCGTTCGGCCCCCACGGCGGCTGGAATGAATGTGCACTTCGAGATCTACTCGGGGTTCCACATCAACACCACGCTGACCGTCTTGGCGTTCGGATCCAATTAGATGAGCCCACTCTCCTCCGCGCAGGCCGAAGGATCGACCCCTCGCATTCTCCTCCTCACCAGCGATCGCGAGACCGAACAGATTCAGAACGCACTGAACCAGGCATCCGTGAAGGTTCAGGTGGAGCGCGTCACCACGCCTGAGGCCCTGCTGCCGTCGTTCTCGCGCCCCTGGGCGTTGGCGGTGATGGGCTCCGAGTCGCCGCTGTCCCTGGCGCAGTTGCACCAGGCCCGCCGTGACGCGAGCGTCTACTTTCCCTTCGTGGTGCTCGCCAAGAAGTGGACGGACGAGGCGTTCAAGGCCGCCATCCAAGCCGGCGCCTCGGACTTCCTGACCGAGGAGCAACTCGGGCGGCTGGCCATGATTCTGGCCCGCGAGCAGCGCTCCTCCGTCACGTTCGCGGACGACAAGCACCTGCCCATCGACGTGCTGCTGGACAACCTGCCCTTCATCGTCTTCGTGAAGGACGCGAAGGACCTGCGGCTCAAGCTGGTGAACCAGACGTTCGCCGAGCGCTTCAAGACCTCCAAGCAGTGGCTGCTGGGCAAGCTCGACCACGACTACTTCCCGCCGGAGCAGGCCACGGCCTTCATGGCGGATGACCGGGAAGTGGTCTCCACCGGGAAGATGAAGACGTTCGACGAGGTGGCGCGCGTCGTCGACACGGACCGGCTGTTCGGCACGCGCAAGGTGCCCATCACCAACGCCCAGGGCGAAGTGCTCTACGTCATGGGCATCGCGGAGGATGTCACCGAGCGCCGCAAGAGCGAGGAGGTCCTGCGCGCCTCGAAGTCGGAGCTGGAGGCCGCCAACGGCAAGCTCGCCGAGAGCCTCGAGGAGCTCAAGCGCTCGCGCGCCGTGTCCGCGCGCTCGCTGGCCAGCTACCAGCAGCGCGCGCTGCAGATGGAGATCATCCGCCAGCAGAACGAGGACCTGGACCGGCTCGCCACGGACCTGGCCATCTCCAAGCGCAACGAAGAGGAGCGCGCCCGCGAGGCCGAGGGGGCCGCCCGGCTCAAGAGCGAGTTCCTGGCCAACTTCAGCCACGAAATCCGCACGCCGCTCAACGGCATCATCGGCTACTGCGACCTGCTGATGCGCGAGGAGGGCAGCCGCCTCACCGCCCACGGCCGACGCGACCTGAACGTCGTCAAGACGAACGCCAAGACGCTGCTGGCGCTCATCAACGACATCCTCGACCTGTCGAAGATCGAAGCGGGCCGCGTGGAAGTCGTCGTGGAGCGCGTGGACGGGCAGGAGCTGGCCGAGGAGTGCCTCGCCACGGTGCGCGAGTACGTCAAGGGCCGCGACGTGGAGCTCACGCTGCACGTGGACGAGCGGGCGCGCTACCTGAACACGGACGCGCTGAAGCTGCGCCAGGTGATGCTCAACCTCTTGAGCAACGCCGCCAAGTTCACCGAGTCCGGCGAGGTGTCCCTCGGTCTGCGCGCCGACGGCAATGAGCTGGTGATGACGGTGGAGGACACCGGCGTGGGCATGCCGGCCGATCAGCTCCCGTTCATCTTCGAGAAGTTCCGCCAGGTGGACGGCTCCACCACGCGCAAAGTGGGTGGCACCGGCCTGGGCCTGGCCATCGTGCGCGAGCTGAGCAAGGTGCTCGGCGGCAACGTGACGGTCTCCAGCGTGCTGGGGCGCGGCTCCACCTTCACGGTGCGCCTGGCCGGCGTGCTGGAGGGCGAGTCGCAGGGAGCCCCCGCCCCCGACCTGGAGAAGATGGTGTCCGTGGAGGAGGTGGCCGCGCAGCTGGCGCCCCTGGCCGCGGGCAGCACCGTGCTGGTGGTGGACGACGATCCGCTCATGCAGCAGCTCGTCGCGGGCCAGTTGGAGCCCGCGGGCTTCAAGGTGGTGCCGGCCGAGGACGGCGTGAACGCGCTGCGGCTGGCGCGCGAGGCGAAGCCCCAGGCCATCATCCTGGACATCCACCTGCCCAGGCTCGACGGCTGGAGCGTGCTCAGCCAGCTCAAGAGCGAGCCCTCCCTGTCCGGCATCCCCGTCATCCTCGTGTCCGTGGAGGAGCAGCGCGCCCGCGGCTACTCCCTGGGCGCGTGCGAGTACCTGGTCAAGCCCGTGGAGCCCGACCACCTCGTGGAGGTGGTGACGCGCACGCTGGGCACCGCGGCCCTGGCCAGCGGCGAGGTGCTGGTGGTGGACGACGACTCCAGCACGCGCGAGCTCGTCAGCCGCAGCCTGCGGCGCGCCGGCTTCTCCACCAGCGAGGCCCACAGCGGTGAGGATGCGCTCCTCAAGGCGCGCGTCTCACCGCCGGTGCTCGTGGTGCTCGACTTGATGATGCCCAACCTCGATGGCTTCGAGGTGCTGCGGCGCCTGCGCTCGGACAAGCTGAACATGCCGGTGGTGGTGCTCACCGGCAAGACGCTCTCCGCCCAGGAGCAGGCCACCCTGCGCGACGGCTTCATCGCCTTCGTGCGCAAGGGCGGCCACGCGCTCGAGGACGTCATCGGCCAGGCCAAGACGCTGCTGCTCCAGCAGCGCGCCACCTCCCCCGGCCGCATCCCGCGCATCCTCTACGTGGAGGACAACCCCCAGAACCGCGACATCGTCCGGCGCTACCTGGGCGGCACCTACGAGCTGCTCGAGGCCGAGGACGGCGAGCACGGCCTGGAGCGCGTGCAGCGCGAGACGCCCGACCTGGTGCTGATGGACCTGTCGTTGCCCCGCGTGGACGGATGGGAGGCCACCCGGCGCCTGCGCGCGCTGACGGCGGCCATCTCCAAGGTCCCCGTCATCGCCGTGACGGCTCACGCCGGCCGCGAGTACCAGGAAAAGGCCATGGCGGCAGGCTGCGATGCCTACCTCACCAAGCCCCTGGACCGTGAGCAGCTGCTCGACACCATTCGGAAGCACCTGGGGAAGAACCATGCCTGAGGGGAAGTTGCGCGTCCTGGTCGTGGATGATGATCCCGACCTGCTGGACCTGGTGGCGCGCTCGCTGAGCGCCCATGGCATCGAGGTGGAGACCCACCCCTCGGCCCTGGGCGTCTCCAACCGCGTCCGGGACACTGTCCCGGACGTGGTCCTCATCGATGTGAACTTTCCCGCCGCCGCCCTCAAGGGCGACAAGGTGGTGTCCCTGGCGCGGGTCAGTGCGCCGCGGGACACCCGCTTCATCTTGTATTCGGCCTCCGATGAGGCCCAGCTGCGCTCGCTCGCTCTGTCCTCGGGCGCGGATGGCTACCTGTCCAAGAGTGTCCAGGGCGCCGAATTGGCGCGGAAGATTCACTCGTTCCGCCTCCTGCCGCGCCCCGCCGTCGTTCCTGTTTGACGTTCCGTTCCCCCTTTCCGGCTGTCCGACTTCCCTCGAATTGCCAGTGCTCTCCCGGAGGGCCCCCCGTCGTGCGCACCCCCGACTACAGTGAGGCTGAAAAACTACGGCGCCAATTGGAGTCGCCGATGTTCAACGCGCTTCTGAAGAAGTGGGTCGGCAAAGGAGAACTCGATTACGAGGTCTACCTGAAGACGCCGACGCTGCTGAATCTGCAGACGCCGTCCGAGCAGCTCGTCCACCATGACGAGTTGCTCTTCCAGTTGACGCACCAGGCGCAAGAGCTGTGGCTCAAGCTGGTCTCCATGGAGGCCGTCGAAGTCGTGGCGGAGATGGATGGCGACCTGCTCTGGCCCGCCACGGGCAGACTGGAGCGGATGCTGCGCGCCATGCGCTGCCTGGTGGCGGAGATGAACATCCTGGAGACGATGACTCCGGACACCTACCAGATCATCCGCCGCAGCCTCGGCAACGGCAGCGGACAGGAGTCTCCGGGCTACAACGCGCTGCGCCTGGCGGCCGATGGGCTGGAGGCGGCGCTGGAGCGGGTGCTGACACGGCGCCAGCTGCGGCTGCTCGACGTCTACAAAGTCGGGGCCTACGGCGCCGAGGACCTGAAGCGCGTGTGCGAGCAGCTGGTGGACCTGGACGAGCTGTTCCAGAACTGGCTGTACACGCACTACCAGATGGTCCGCCGCATCATCGGCGTGGACCGGTCCATCAAGGCGCTGGACGGCCTGCCCACGCAGGTGCTGGCGGGCCGCATGACGCTGCCGCTCTTCCGCAAGCTGTGGGAGGTGCGCGTGGAGATGACCAACGCGTGGAAGCGGGACGGCGGGTACCAGCCCGGCGTGCACCGCCCCAACGATGGCACCGCGCCGGTGGCCGGCCAAGGCGTGCCCCCGAGCGCGCCGCCCATCTCCCCGCCCCCGCCCCCCGCGGTGCTCCCGCCGCCCGTGACGGTGGCCGCGGTGGCGCCGAGCCAGGCCCCCTCGGATGATCCCTGGTCCAAGCCCGAGCCGCCCACCTCCCGCCGGGGCTTCGGGGACCCGACCACGGCGACGCCGCCGCCCATTCCGGCCGCGACCCCCGCCTCGGAAGATCCGTGGTCGAGGCCCGAGCCGCCCACCTCCCGCCGTACCCCCGCCTCGTCCGAGGAAGAGTCCTCCAGTTCGCCGGAGGCCGACGCCCGGCTCACCCGCCCCCCGAAGGCCCAGGGACAGTTCTGATGACCGGTAAGAGCCTCTCGGCCCTGCGCGCCGAGTTTCCGCTGCTCCAGACGTGCACCTACCTCAACAGCAACTCCACCGGGGCGTTCCCCCGGGGCATGGAGGCGGTGCTCCAGCGCTACTCGCGGACACTCCAGGAGTGGCGCGACGAGGTGTGGGAGGGCTGGTGGGCCGACTGGCACGCCTACGCGGACGCGGTGGCGCGCTTCATCGGCGGGCCCCCGGGCTCCGTGGTGACGGACGGCAACCTCACCACCCTGATGGGACGGCTGGCCACGTGCTTCGACTTCCAGGGGGAGCGGCGCCGCGTGGTGATGACGTCGCTGGAGTTTCCCACCGTGCCCTTCCTCTGGAGCGGCTTTGGCCGCTACGGCGCGGAGACGGTGGTGGTGCCCTCCGAAGGGGGGCGCGTGAACGAGGAGCAGCTGTGCGCCGCCATCGACGAGCGCACGCGCGTGGTCAGCATCTGCCACGCCAGCTTCGCCACGGGCGCGCTGCTGGACCTGGCGCCGGTGGTGCGGCGGGCGCACGCGGTGGGCGCCCAGGTGGTGGTGGATGCCTACCAGTCCGTGGGCGCCGTCCCCATCGACGTGGAGGCGCTGGGCGTGGACTTCCTGCTGGGGGGCGCGCACAAGTGGATGTGCGGCTCCGTGGAGAGCGCCTTCCTGTACGTGCGCCCCGCGCTGCTGCCCACGCTGAGGCCCGCGGCCACCGGGTGGATGGCGGCGGAGAACCCGCTCACCTTCGAGCCGGCGCGGGACTGGGCCCCCACGGCGCGGCGGCTGGCCAGTGGCACGCCGGCGGTGCTGCCCTCGCAGCTGTCTCAAGTGGGGTTGGATCTGCTGAACGCCGCCGGCATCCAGACCATCCGCGAGCACTCACTGCGGAGCACCGCGCGGGTGATGGCGCGCGCGGACGAGGCGGGCCTGCCGGTGGTGACGCCCCGCGCGGACGCTCAGCGCGCCGGGGTGGTGACGATGCGGTTTGCCGGGGACGCCCAGGTGGCGCGCCGGCTGGTGGAGGGGGGTTTCGTGTGCAGCTACCGCGGCGGACTGCGGGTGGCTCCGCATTTCTACAACACGCTGGATGAGGTGGACCGATTCATGGATCAGCTCGTGGCCGAGGCCCGGAAGGAGGCGGCATGAGTGGGCAAGCCGCTTCGCCGCGCGCGCTCCTGCACCTGCTGTACAACAGCGCGCGCGCCCTCGACGTGGTGCAGACCGCCCGCGAAATGGGGCTGCTGACGGCGCTGGAGAAGGGCCCGGTGACGCTGGGCGAGCTGTCCACGCAGCACCGCCTGGTGCCCGGGCGGCTCTACAAGTTCCTCGACTGCCTGGAGAGCCTGGGGCTGGTGCAGCGCGAGCAGACCACGGACGCGCTCGTGGAGGCGCGCTACACGGCGGCGCAGGGCCTGAGCGCGGCGGCGGAGGCCGTGGTGGGCCCCCACTCGCTGGAGCGGGACCGGGAGAAGTACAACTGGGGCGCGCTGTACGGCCACCTGCCCGAGGTGTTGCGCGGCGAGCGCAGCATGCCGCGCGATTCCTTCGACTGGCCCCCGAGCACGCCGGAGCAGGTGGCGGGCTTCGAGGCCAGCATGGCCGCGGGGCTGGGCCCCATCCTCGAGGTGTTCCGCACCCACGGCAGCAAACTGTGGAAGCCCGGCCAGAAGCTGCTGGAGGTGGGCGGAGGAGACGGAACCCTGGCGGCGCGCCTGCTGGAGGAGCACGCCGGGCTGACCGTGGACGTCTACAACCTGCCCTCCACGGAGGGGCTCGTCACCCATACGCGCGAGAAGCACGCGCTGGGCGGGCGCCTGGGCTTCGTGGGCGGAGACTTCCTGCACGAGCCGCTGCCGGGCGGCTACAACGCCATCTCCTTCGTGCGCGTGCTGCATGACTGGCCCGCGGAGACGGCGCGCATGCTGATGAAGGCCGCGCACGCCGCGCTGCCCTCGGGCGGCCGCATCCTCATCTGCGAGGAGTTCCGCACCCCCGAGCGCCTGGCGGCCCAGTTCTTCTGGTCCTACTTCCTCATGGGCGTGGACAGCTGCGTGAGCCGGCTGCGCGAGGTGCAGTTCTACCTGAAGGCGCTCACGGAGCTGGGCTTCCAGCAGCCCGAGGTGCTGCCCGGGCCGTTCGAGCTCGTCGTCGCGACCAAGGCATAACGGCCGAGAAGAAAGCCGGACCGGGACAGGGAGGATCCGTCCCGGCCGGCGAATGAATACCCGACTGCTGAACCAAGATGAGTCCGGTACAGCCCTGTCCCCATAGGACTTCGGTCCAACAACGGCTCCTTCATTCGAAGGCCGGACGTTCCAGACCGAGCTGGCATGCCAGCATCGCCATCTGCGTGCGGTTCTCCACCTTGAGCTTCTGGTAGATGCTGGTGATGTGCGCCTTCACCGTGCGCTCGGTGATGTTGAGACAGGCGGCGATCTTCAGGTTGTCCGCACCGGTGGAGATGTAGCGCAAGACCTCGAACTGGCGGGGCGTGAGCAACCGGATCCCCGTGGCCTCCATCGCCGGGCTCGCCGCGGCCTGGGTGGAGAAGAGCTCCAGCGGACGCAGGAGCTCGCCCTGCGCCACCCGCTCCACGGCGCCCACCAGCTCCGCGCAGGTCACCTTCAGCTTGCATAAGTAACCCGCCGCCCCCGCGCGAAAGCACCGCTCCATCACCGCCGCGTCATGGTCGCCGGACAACACGAGGGGCCGCACGGAGGGAAAGAAGTCATGCAACAATTCCACGGCGCGAACACCATCTGTCACCACCGTGTCCTGGGTCCGCTCGAGCCTCAAATCCACAATGGCGACGTCCGGCGGGTGCTGGCGCATGGAGGCCATGAAGTCTTCGAGCGTCGAACAGCTCGCGACCACCTCGAAACCCGAGCTCTCACAGATTGAAACAAGGCTCTCTAGAAAAACTTGCTGATCCTCGAGGATCCCCACCCTGATCACATGAACAGCCATGGTTGCTCTCCTGAAGCCTGACTCTGGCAAACCGCTTCAATTGTAATGAGCTACCCCGGCTAGAAAGAAAGACGCGCTCCCCTCATCTCTCTGTCCACTCAACACATGGAAACCTGGGCGAACTCCCGCCTCGGACCTAAGTCCAATAACAATTGAGTCCTGCGAGAGCCATACTGTCTGGTCTCTCTCGCCAGGGTACCCCGCTCCTTGCCCCTGCTCCAGTCCCTGGGCTACAGCCACACCCCATGGCCAGCAAACCCCCGCGCGACAGCGAATTGGAAGCCATCCTCGAAAAGGTCCGGCAGGTCCGGAGCTTCGACTTCCGCAGCTACAAGCGGGCCACGCTTCAGCGCCGCATCGATCGGCGCATGGCCGCCACGCACTGCCGGACCCGCACCGCGTACCTGGCCCTGCTCGAGCGAGACGCGAACGAGGTGAACACGCTCGTCTCCTCCATGCTCATCAAGCTCACCACCTTCTTCCGAGACCCGGAGGTGTGGACGTCGCTCGAGAAGGTGGTGCGGGACATGGTGCGCAAGCGCCGGCCCGAGCAGGAGCTGCGCATCTGGAGCGCGGGGTGCGCCACCGGCGAGGAGGCCTATTCGATTGCCATCATCGCCGCCGAGGCCCTGGGCCCCGGCCTGCCCGGGACGGAGCTGAAGGTGTTTGGCACGGACGTGGACGAGGCGGCCATCGCCTTCGCGCGCCGCGGCGTCTACACCGCCCAACAGCTCGAGAGCTGCTCCAAGGAAAGGCTTGCGCGCTGGTTCGTCCCCGCCAGCGGGGGGTATGCGGTGCGCAAGGAGATCCGCCGCACGGTCGTCTTCGGGGTGAACAACCTCGTCTCCGACGCGCCCGTCTCGCGGATCGATCTCATCCTCTGCCGCAACGTCTTCATCTACCTGGACGCGGAACTCCAGAAGCGCTCGCTGGCGCGCTTCCACTTCGCCCTTCGCCAGGAGGGAGTCCTGGCCCTGGGACGTTCGGAGCTCATCCCCTTCGCCGCCAAGCTCTTCGAGCCGGTGGACCTGACCCGGCGCATCTACCGCAAGGATGGGCGGCAGGAGCTGACCTGGGCCCCCCAGGACCGGGTGATTCACGCGAGCGAGCCCACCGAGCCTGGGCGGTTTCCCCCCGACGCGCAGCATCCCCGGGACGCGCAGCGCGTCCTGCTACGCGAGGTGCTCGACTCCCATCCCTGCCCCGTCATCGCCACGGACAACGAGGGGGGCATCATCCTCTTCAATCAGGCCGCCGCACGGCTCTGGGGCCGCACCGAAGCGGACGTCAGCGGCAAGCGGCTGGTGTCCCTGGCGCTGCCGGGGCTGAGCCAGGACTTGCTCGTGGAGCAGAGCGCCCGCGTAAAGGCCGGCCGCTCCGAGCGGGAGGTGGGCGACGGCACCCTGAAGCTCCTGGGCGCGGAGCCAGTGGCCATCCGGGTCCTGGTCGTCCCCTTGCGCTCCGTCTCGGCCGACGCCGCGGGCCTGCTGTACGTGGCACACGATGTGACGACGCTGAGGAGCCTGGAGCAGAACCTCCAGCTGGCCAACGATGAGCTGAACAACGCCAACCTCCGGCTCCAGTCCTCCAACGAGGAGATGCGCGCCGCCAACGAGGAGTTGGAGACGACCAACGAGGAGCTCCAGAGCGCCAACGAGGAACTCCAGACGACCAACGAGGAGCTCCAGTCCACCAATGAGGAGCTGGAGACGACCAACGAGGAGCTCCAGTCCACCAACGCCGAGCTGGACGCCACCAACCGGGAGCTGGCCCACCGCACCCAGGAGATGGACGCGTTGAGCTTCTGCCAGAACACCATCATCCGCGCCCTCTCCGAGGGGACGGTGGTGCTGGACCCCACCGGCCACATCAGCACCTGGAACCTTGCCGCCGAGCGGCTGCTGGGCCTCACCGAGCGAGAGGCCCTGGGACAGGTGTTGTGGACCTTGAGCATCCCCGCCCTCAGTCGGTCCCTGCTGACCCGCATCCGCAAGCACCTGACGGCCAACCGGACCTTGCGCCAGGAGGACGTCAGCTATCAGCTTCCCCATGGCGGACGGGGCCGAGCCACCCTGGTGGCCATCCCCCTCATTATGGATTCACAAGTCCTCGGCGCTATCATCCTCTTCGAGGACACCACCCGATTGAACTCGTTGACGCAAAAGAACCGGGAAATGAAGGAGCGCTTGAAAACATGAGCCACCGCCGCCCTCACCCTCGTCTGCCTTCCGGCCCCGTCACGGGGCCCGAGGTCAGGCCCAGGGGGGCGCTGCTGCGCAAGTACCAGGAGCTGACCGCCAAGCACGAAGCCCTGGTCCACCGCCTGGAGCACCGCAACGACGAGCGCATCTCCACCTACCAGCTCTCGACGTGGGCCTTGGAAACGACGGCAAGTGCGCTCGTTCTCCTGCGCGCTCAGTCCGTCCTGCTGGCCAACCGGCGCTGGCATGCGCTGGCGCGCAGCGGCCCCTGGCAGCCACTGCGCCAGGGGGAAACCACCGGCCCCCTCATGGCGACGCTCCGGGAGGTGGTCAACCATGAAATCGAGGCCTTGCTCTCCTCGAAGGAAAAGGGCATCCGCGACCAGCTCTACCGGAAGCAGGGCTCGAACGAGACGCTGGAAATTCGCGTGGAGCGGGCAGGCCCTCTCACACGTGTCGCCCACACCCAGATGGTCCTGGCCCTCATCCACGACGTCACCCAGGAGACGCTCGCCGCGGCCGAGTTGGAAGAGGCGCGCGAGGCGCTGGCCCGGCAAGAGAACCTGAGGGCCCTGGGCGAGATGGCCTCGGGCATCGCGCACGACCTCAACAACACCCTCAACGCCATGCGGCTCCGGCTGGAGCTGCTCCAGCGCGACGCGGAGTTCGCGCCGCACCAGGCGAAGAACTTGAAGTCCCTCACGCAAATCGTCTCCGACGCGGGCACCCGCGTGCGCCACTTACAGGAGTTCTCGCGGCAGCGGTTCGAGCCCAGCCACGAGCAGGTCCACCTCCACGGCATCCTCCGCGAGGCGGTGGAGCTTGCCCGCGACAGCATCGAGCAGCGCGCGCAGAGCGAGGGGATCCAGGTTCGCATCGTGAACGAAGTGCCCGTCTTGCCCGCCGTGAACGGCGAGGCGGCGGATTTGCGCTACGTCTTCCTCAACCTGATCCTCAATGCCCGGGATGCCATGCCCCAGGGGGGAACGGTGTACCTGCGCGGCACCGCCAGTGCCACGCGGGTGGTCATCACGGTGGAGGACGAGGGCACGGGCATCCCCAAGGACCACCTGGACAGCATCTTCATGCCCTTCTTCACCACCAAGGGGGCCAAAGGCACCGGCCTGGGCTTGTCCATGGCCTATGGCGTCGTCTCGCGTTCCGGGGGAGCCATCACCGCGGCCAACCGGCCCAAGGGCGGTGCGGTCTTCACCCTCACCTTCCCCGTCCAGAACACCGCGCTGGCGGCCCCGGAGCCCCACGTCCGGACGGCCTCCTCCTTGCGCACCCTGAGGGGACGCGTGCTCGTCATCGACGATGAGGCCTCCAGCCGCGAGACGCTCATGATCGCCCTTGAGTCCCTCGGGCTCACCGTGGAAGGGGTGGCCAGCGGGACCGCGGCCCTCAAGCTGCTGCGCAAGGGCCTCCTGTGGGACGCCGTGCTCTGCAACCATGGCATGCCCGCCCTGAAGGGGGAGACGGTGGCCCAGCGGCTGAACAAGCTCGCCCCCCAGCTTCCCCTCTTTCTCCTCACCAGCAGCCCCATCGAAGACGCCGCGCAGGCCGCGATGCCCAGCAACGTGCGGGGCCTGCTCGCCAAGCCGCTGGCACTGGCCCACCTCTGGGAAGTCCTGGATCGTGTTCTTCCCCGGAAGAA encodes the following:
- a CDS encoding FIST signal transduction protein, translated to MAQVKMQTARTTLKEPVAAAEDLFKQLGGVVPKLVMMYASRERDQVALNRAVRERLPKGCRLVGSTTGGELDNTGIYYGSVVLGALWGDFDVGIGLGTGLTNDAVSSGGAAIKRACEELGVRQSDLDPRKYVGLVIDDGFRYKKEELLLGILEKNQTLVLVGGGASDDNRDPAKQSALLHVDGEVATDSVLVALFRTNAPWGALRSHWYIPTNERMTITKVDETHTRALEIDNKPAVLRYAEMLGVEPTDLEFGTPKGFAVRPTALKVGREYFIRTPWKPILEDNSILFANLLEEGSELELMKLGDMAGMTKQFFAEELPRRVQNPQAALLFHCGGRMWYAHATGKVPELAETLRSAPTAAGMNVHFEIYSGFHINTTLTVLAFGSN
- a CDS encoding response regulator; translation: MSPLSSAQAEGSTPRILLLTSDRETEQIQNALNQASVKVQVERVTTPEALLPSFSRPWALAVMGSESPLSLAQLHQARRDASVYFPFVVLAKKWTDEAFKAAIQAGASDFLTEEQLGRLAMILAREQRSSVTFADDKHLPIDVLLDNLPFIVFVKDAKDLRLKLVNQTFAERFKTSKQWLLGKLDHDYFPPEQATAFMADDREVVSTGKMKTFDEVARVVDTDRLFGTRKVPITNAQGEVLYVMGIAEDVTERRKSEEVLRASKSELEAANGKLAESLEELKRSRAVSARSLASYQQRALQMEIIRQQNEDLDRLATDLAISKRNEEERAREAEGAARLKSEFLANFSHEIRTPLNGIIGYCDLLMREEGSRLTAHGRRDLNVVKTNAKTLLALINDILDLSKIEAGRVEVVVERVDGQELAEECLATVREYVKGRDVELTLHVDERARYLNTDALKLRQVMLNLLSNAAKFTESGEVSLGLRADGNELVMTVEDTGVGMPADQLPFIFEKFRQVDGSTTRKVGGTGLGLAIVRELSKVLGGNVTVSSVLGRGSTFTVRLAGVLEGESQGAPAPDLEKMVSVEEVAAQLAPLAAGSTVLVVDDDPLMQQLVAGQLEPAGFKVVPAEDGVNALRLAREAKPQAIILDIHLPRLDGWSVLSQLKSEPSLSGIPVILVSVEEQRARGYSLGACEYLVKPVEPDHLVEVVTRTLGTAALASGEVLVVDDDSSTRELVSRSLRRAGFSTSEAHSGEDALLKARVSPPVLVVLDLMMPNLDGFEVLRRLRSDKLNMPVVVLTGKTLSAQEQATLRDGFIAFVRKGGHALEDVIGQAKTLLLQQRATSPGRIPRILYVEDNPQNRDIVRRYLGGTYELLEAEDGEHGLERVQRETPDLVLMDLSLPRVDGWEATRRLRALTAAISKVPVIAVTAHAGREYQEKAMAAGCDAYLTKPLDREQLLDTIRKHLGKNHA
- a CDS encoding response regulator, which codes for MPEGKLRVLVVDDDPDLLDLVARSLSAHGIEVETHPSALGVSNRVRDTVPDVVLIDVNFPAAALKGDKVVSLARVSAPRDTRFILYSASDEAQLRSLALSSGADGYLSKSVQGAELARKIHSFRLLPRPAVVPV
- a CDS encoding tryptophan 2,3-dioxygenase family protein, which codes for MFNALLKKWVGKGELDYEVYLKTPTLLNLQTPSEQLVHHDELLFQLTHQAQELWLKLVSMEAVEVVAEMDGDLLWPATGRLERMLRAMRCLVAEMNILETMTPDTYQIIRRSLGNGSGQESPGYNALRLAADGLEAALERVLTRRQLRLLDVYKVGAYGAEDLKRVCEQLVDLDELFQNWLYTHYQMVRRIIGVDRSIKALDGLPTQVLAGRMTLPLFRKLWEVRVEMTNAWKRDGGYQPGVHRPNDGTAPVAGQGVPPSAPPISPPPPPAVLPPPVTVAAVAPSQAPSDDPWSKPEPPTSRRGFGDPTTATPPPIPAATPASEDPWSRPEPPTSRRTPASSEEESSSSPEADARLTRPPKAQGQF
- a CDS encoding aminotransferase class V-fold PLP-dependent enzyme; translated protein: MTGKSLSALRAEFPLLQTCTYLNSNSTGAFPRGMEAVLQRYSRTLQEWRDEVWEGWWADWHAYADAVARFIGGPPGSVVTDGNLTTLMGRLATCFDFQGERRRVVMTSLEFPTVPFLWSGFGRYGAETVVVPSEGGRVNEEQLCAAIDERTRVVSICHASFATGALLDLAPVVRRAHAVGAQVVVDAYQSVGAVPIDVEALGVDFLLGGAHKWMCGSVESAFLYVRPALLPTLRPAATGWMAAENPLTFEPARDWAPTARRLASGTPAVLPSQLSQVGLDLLNAAGIQTIREHSLRSTARVMARADEAGLPVVTPRADAQRAGVVTMRFAGDAQVARRLVEGGFVCSYRGGLRVAPHFYNTLDEVDRFMDQLVAEARKEAA
- a CDS encoding methyltransferase, yielding MSGQAASPRALLHLLYNSARALDVVQTAREMGLLTALEKGPVTLGELSTQHRLVPGRLYKFLDCLESLGLVQREQTTDALVEARYTAAQGLSAAAEAVVGPHSLERDREKYNWGALYGHLPEVLRGERSMPRDSFDWPPSTPEQVAGFEASMAAGLGPILEVFRTHGSKLWKPGQKLLEVGGGDGTLAARLLEEHAGLTVDVYNLPSTEGLVTHTREKHALGGRLGFVGGDFLHEPLPGGYNAISFVRVLHDWPAETARMLMKAAHAALPSGGRILICEEFRTPERLAAQFFWSYFLMGVDSCVSRLREVQFYLKALTELGFQQPEVLPGPFELVVATKA
- a CDS encoding response regulator transcription factor, with amino-acid sequence MAVHVIRVGILEDQQVFLESLVSICESSGFEVVASCSTLEDFMASMRQHPPDVAIVDLRLERTQDTVVTDGVRAVELLHDFFPSVRPLVLSGDHDAAVMERCFRAGAAGYLCKLKVTCAELVGAVERVAQGELLRPLELFSTQAAASPAMEATGIRLLTPRQFEVLRYISTGADNLKIAACLNITERTVKAHITSIYQKLKVENRTQMAMLACQLGLERPAFE
- a CDS encoding CheR family methyltransferase → MASKPPRDSELEAILEKVRQVRSFDFRSYKRATLQRRIDRRMAATHCRTRTAYLALLERDANEVNTLVSSMLIKLTTFFRDPEVWTSLEKVVRDMVRKRRPEQELRIWSAGCATGEEAYSIAIIAAEALGPGLPGTELKVFGTDVDEAAIAFARRGVYTAQQLESCSKERLARWFVPASGGYAVRKEIRRTVVFGVNNLVSDAPVSRIDLILCRNVFIYLDAELQKRSLARFHFALRQEGVLALGRSELIPFAAKLFEPVDLTRRIYRKDGRQELTWAPQDRVIHASEPTEPGRFPPDAQHPRDAQRVLLREVLDSHPCPVIATDNEGGIILFNQAAARLWGRTEADVSGKRLVSLALPGLSQDLLVEQSARVKAGRSEREVGDGTLKLLGAEPVAIRVLVVPLRSVSADAAGLLYVAHDVTTLRSLEQNLQLANDELNNANLRLQSSNEEMRAANEELETTNEELQSANEELQTTNEELQSTNEELETTNEELQSTNAELDATNRELAHRTQEMDALSFCQNTIIRALSEGTVVLDPTGHISTWNLAAERLLGLTEREALGQVLWTLSIPALSRSLLTRIRKHLTANRTLRQEDVSYQLPHGGRGRATLVAIPLIMDSQVLGAIILFEDTTRLNSLTQKNREMKERLKT